One segment of Thunnus thynnus chromosome 19, fThuThy2.1, whole genome shotgun sequence DNA contains the following:
- the LOC137170632 gene encoding uncharacterized protein: MDSSLLSKTHGETYENIISKSSLISSGSPAVYQLRPEKEKFGTLIRKTVGEKNLNKKNKTILLVGETGTGKSTLINALFNYTMGVKFEDNIWFEIVEEEEKRSQSVSQTSDVIVYQIFGFEGKTLPFSLTIIDTPGYGSTEGNEHDDIISERLFDLFRSEDGVHEIDAVGLVLKASVNRLSDRLKYIFDSVTSLFGKDIEKNIVTLITHSDGITPENALKALEDANIKCAKNEKNQLVHFLFNNNQTTQRTEETEFVLENAWRVTERGMKRFTDFLEKSRPQQLITTVEVMKARIRITACIHNLQDRIQLIELKQNEAQQTEEALKKHEQEMKKNEEFTVEVDEVYKEKEPLDGGMRWLFFYEGAVTCNICEENCHFSGCTMAWSPAHCEVMKRGRCTVCTRKCPASDHVKEKWIYVNKTRRVKKTFEDVKEKYEKNKVDHEQKKSLLENLQTEMEKLKAEKIQLLTEAYQHVEQLEQIALNVNSLSTHVHLDFLIEKMKEIRATEKVKKLEEIKKQMDEKNKAGLRYMFGKLTAAGKAVKDKVM; this comes from the exons ATGGACTCATCTCTTCTTTCCAAAACACATGGAGA GACATATGAGAACATCATCTCCAAAAGTTCTCTGATCTCTTCAGGATCTCCTGCTGTCTAccagctgagaccagagaaagAGAAGTTTGGAACTCTGATAAGAAAAACTGTTGGTGAGAAAAAcctgaacaagaaaaacaaaaccatcttACTTGTAGGtgaaacaggaacaggaaaatCTACTCTGATCAACGCTCTGTTCAACTACACCATGGGAGTGAAGTTTGAGGACAACATCTGGTTTGAGATcgtagaagaagaggagaagagaagtcagtcagtgagtcagacATCAGATGTGATCGTGTACCAGATCTTTGGTTTTGAAGGTAAAACTCTGCCCTTCTCTCTGACCATCATCGATACTCCTGGATACGGAAGCACAGAAGGGAATgaacatgatgacatcatcagtgaaaGATTATTTGACTTGTTCCGCTCTGAAGATGGAGTTCATGAAATTGATGCAGTGGGTCTGGTGCTGAAGGCGAGTGTGAATCGACTGAGTGACCGACTGAAGTACATCTTTGATTCAGTGACGTCTCTGTTTGGAAAAGACATTGAGAAGAACATTGTCACTCTCATCACACACTCAGATGGAATAACACCTGAAAATGCTCTGAAAGCTCTTGAAGATGCAAACATTAAATGTGCCAAAAATGAGAAGAATCAGCtcgttcacttcctgtttaataaCAACCAGAccacacagagaacagaagaaacagagttTGTTTTAGAGAACGCATGGAGGGtaacagagagaggaatgaaacGATTCACAGACTTCCTGGAAAAATCTAGACCTCAACAGCTGATAACAACAGTTGAAGTGATGAAAGCACGCATCAGAATAACAGCCTGCATCCATAACCTGCAAGACAGAATCCAGCTGATTGAACTAAAACAGAACGAGGCCCAACAGACTGAAGAAGCTCTGAAGAAACATGaacaagagatgaagaagaatgaagagtTCACTGTAGAAGTTGATGAGGTCTACAAAGAGAAAGAGCCTcttgatggagggatgaggtggttgtttttttatgaaggagCTGTCACCTGTAACATCTGTGAAGAGAACTGTCACTTTTCTGGATGCACAATGGCCTGGAGTCCTGCACACTGTGAGGTCATGAAAAGAGGTCGCTGTACTGTTTGTACAAGGAAGTGTCCTGCATCAGAtcatgtgaaagaaaagtggATCTATGTGAACAAGACCAGGAGAGTTAAGAAGACCTTTGAAGATGTGAAAGAGAAGTATGAAAAGAATAAGGTAGATCATGAGCAGAAGAAGAGCCTTCTGGAAAATCTTcaaacagagatggaaaaactgaaagcagAGAAGATTCAGCTGCTTACAGAGGCCTACCAACATGTGGAGCAACTAGAGCAGATCGCTCTGAATGTTAATTCATTGTCCACTCATGTCCACTTGGACTTCCTGAttgagaagatgaaggagatcagagccacagagaaggtcaagaagctggaggagatcaaaaaacaaatggatgaaaaaaacaaagcagggcTGCGATATATGTTTGGTAAACTAACAGCAGCTGGTAAAGCAGTTAAAGATAAAGTGATGTAG
- the LOC137170643 gene encoding small ribosomal subunit protein bS18m-like codes for MLALRRFQRIKAVFSQHGNASLRSLTSSNVEQQKDDVLVKIENPFKEPQRGCILCSVTVDFKNIQLLSQFISPHTGRIYGRHITGLCGRKQKEVSKAIKKAQSMGFMSVTHKHPQFMKDPNICGVRHLD; via the exons ATGCTCGCCCTGAGACGGTTTCAGCggataaaagctgttttttcacAACATGGAAACGCAA GTTTAAGAAGtttgacgtcttcaaatgtagAACAACAGAAAGATGACGTG cTGGTAAAGATTGAAAACCCGTTCAAAGAACCACAGAGAGGATGCATCCTCTGCAGCGTCACAGTGGACTTCAAAAATATTCAG CTGCTGTCTCAGTTCATCTCACCTCATACGGGCAGAATATACGGCCGACACATCACAG GCTTGTGTGGGAGAAAACAGAAGGAAGTCTCTAAAGCTATAAAGAAAGCTCAGTCGATGG GTTTCATGTCGGTGACTCACAAGCATCCGCAGTTTATGAAGGACCCCAACATCTGCGGCGTCAGACATCTGGATTAG